A single genomic interval of Cellvibrio sp. PSBB023 harbors:
- a CDS encoding methyltransferase domain-containing protein: MVKESSSQDRNFDDLAKRFKKNIYGGLKGDIRLAVLERDFTDHIPVVPFGAEVRPWRVLDAGGGQGQFSLQMARAGHQVVICDISAEMLKLAEEQVAAAGVQANVQLIHCAIQDLPAQLAPHEQQFDVVICHAVMEWMQEPFTLLPHLLHHLKPAGYLSLTFYNLHSLIYKNLLRTNFKKIINQDFGGSKGSLTPINPLNPQTVMEWIDALPLVVLEQSGIRVFHDYIFNEEHRAREPEQLLQMELHFSRQEPYRSLGRYIHVLARCIND, translated from the coding sequence ATGGTAAAAGAATCCAGCAGTCAGGATCGCAATTTTGACGATCTTGCCAAGCGCTTTAAAAAGAATATTTACGGCGGTTTAAAAGGCGATATTCGCTTGGCCGTATTGGAACGGGATTTTACCGACCATATCCCTGTTGTTCCTTTTGGTGCAGAAGTTCGCCCTTGGCGCGTGTTGGATGCCGGTGGCGGCCAAGGGCAATTCTCCTTGCAGATGGCGCGGGCAGGGCATCAGGTAGTAATTTGCGATATTTCAGCCGAGATGCTCAAACTCGCCGAAGAGCAAGTCGCTGCAGCCGGTGTACAAGCCAATGTACAGTTAATTCACTGCGCTATTCAGGATTTACCAGCGCAACTAGCGCCCCATGAACAGCAGTTCGATGTGGTGATTTGCCATGCGGTTATGGAGTGGATGCAAGAGCCGTTCACACTCTTACCTCACTTGTTGCATCACCTGAAACCGGCCGGTTATTTATCGCTCACCTTTTACAACCTGCATTCTTTGATCTATAAAAACTTACTGCGTACCAACTTTAAAAAAATAATCAATCAGGATTTTGGCGGTTCCAAAGGCAGTTTGACCCCCATTAACCCCTTGAATCCACAAACGGTGATGGAATGGATTGACGCTTTGCCACTGGTAGTCCTTGAGCAAAGTGGTATAAGGGTATTTCACGATTATATTTTCAATGAGGAACATCGCGCGCGGGAACCTGAACAGTTACTGCAGATGGAGCTTCATTTTTCCCGACAAGAGCCTTATCGCTCATTGGGTCGTTACATTCATGTACTTGCAAGATGCATTAACGATTAA
- a CDS encoding GGDEF domain-containing protein, with translation MSESSSLIKESLPASVKTSAFIALKLAVVYAAFSGLYILLSDQLLYFLFTDPATITFVSTIKGWIFVFLTSVMLYFFVRSQVQVALEASRLQQEVQEEKRRTEERIHHLAYFDGLTELPNRVLLTDRLAQIIAQSVREKMQSGLILLNVDRFKKINDARGQGSGDNLLKALTLRLRAVMRDGDTLARVGGDEFAILLHSLNSNPQSASHTARIVANKVQQALNIPIVIDDNEVRVTVSMGLTLFPDASDDSADEVIKRADNALHKAKNKGGNQALFFESEMGIAAEQYFQIERELRKGIDQGELQLYLQSQVDANGKVMGAEALVRWLHPNAGWCHLPCLFLWQKIQI, from the coding sequence TTGAGTGAATCGTCTTCGCTGATAAAGGAGTCCCTGCCGGCTTCTGTTAAAACCTCTGCCTTTATCGCGCTGAAGCTCGCGGTTGTTTACGCTGCTTTCTCCGGGCTTTACATATTGCTGTCCGATCAATTGCTTTACTTTCTGTTCACCGATCCCGCAACCATTACCTTTGTCAGCACAATTAAAGGGTGGATCTTTGTATTTCTCACTTCGGTGATGCTGTATTTTTTTGTGCGCTCACAAGTGCAGGTTGCGCTGGAAGCTTCACGCTTGCAGCAAGAAGTGCAGGAAGAAAAGCGACGTACAGAGGAACGCATTCATCACCTGGCTTATTTTGATGGTTTAACAGAACTGCCAAACCGCGTGTTATTAACCGATCGCCTTGCGCAAATTATTGCGCAATCTGTACGTGAAAAAATGCAAAGCGGATTAATTTTGTTGAACGTGGATCGCTTTAAAAAAATCAACGACGCCCGTGGGCAAGGTAGTGGAGACAACCTGCTTAAAGCACTTACCCTGCGATTGCGAGCGGTAATGCGTGATGGCGATACCCTGGCCCGGGTAGGCGGCGATGAATTTGCTATTTTACTGCACTCCCTCAATAGCAACCCGCAATCTGCCAGCCATACGGCAAGAATTGTTGCCAACAAAGTCCAGCAAGCGCTCAATATACCTATTGTGATTGACGACAATGAAGTGCGCGTCACCGTCAGTATGGGGTTGACACTGTTTCCTGATGCGAGCGATGACTCGGCAGATGAAGTTATTAAGCGCGCGGATAATGCACTACACAAAGCCAAAAATAAGGGCGGTAATCAGGCGCTGTTTTTTGAGTCGGAAATGGGCATTGCTGCCGAGCAGTATTTTCAAATTGAGCGTGAGTTGCGCAAAGGAATCGATCAGGGTGAGTTGCAGTTGTATTTGCAATCGCAGGTTGATGCCAATGGTAAGGTGATGGGGGCTGAAGCGCTGGTACGTTGGTTACACCCGAACGCGGGTTGGTGCCACCTGCCATGTTTATTCCTGTGGCAGAAGATACAGATTTAA